The following proteins come from a genomic window of Nostoc sp. ATCC 53789:
- a CDS encoding four helix bundle protein produces the protein MERSKLKKMEEKGKKYFRTHEDLAIYQLAFETAMQVFEYSKKFPVEEKYSLTDQIRRSDARRLATALLSRSVCANMAEAWRKRRYKAAFVAKLNDCEAEAAETQVWLKFAVKCQYLTVEQGRELYAPYNQVLSGLVKMITHPDDWLLD, from the coding sequence ATGGAACGGTCGAAATTAAAGAAGATGGAAGAAAAAGGGAAAAAGTATTTTAGAACTCATGAGGATTTAGCCATTTATCAATTAGCATTTGAGACAGCAATGCAAGTTTTTGAATATTCTAAAAAGTTCCCAGTTGAAGAAAAATATTCATTAACTGACCAAATTCGTCGCTCCGACGCTCGAAGACTCGCTACCGCTTTGCTATCTCGCTCTGTCTGTGCAAATATGGCAGAGGCTTGGAGAAAACGGCGATATAAAGCCGCTTTTGTCGCTAAACTGAATGATTGTGAGGCGGAGGCAGCAGAAACTCAAGTTTGGTTAAAGTTTGCTGTGAAATGTCAATATCTTACGGTCGAACAAGGAAGAGAACTCTACGCTCCTTACAATCAAGTCCTTAGTGGGTTAGTCAAGATGATTACCCATCCAGATGATTGGTTACTTGACTAA
- a CDS encoding response regulator encodes MHFNQTNHHKKNILVVDDTPDNLRLLSAMLTAQGFEVRKALNGKMALTACQMVLPDVILLDINMPGMDGYEVCQQLKADDKTCEVPVIFISALDDVVDKVKAFDVGGVDYIAKPFHGAEVVLRIENQINLRLLQVRLQEKNFLLQEALDNLKSAQVQQIQNEKMVALGQLVAGLAHEINNPISFIYGNLQYAGQYVQDLVNLIEVYQQEYPKPTPKIQQISQDVDLNFVINDLQNLIGAMYRGSDRIREIVVALQHFSRHDEAEMKRVNIHEDIENTLVMLQHRLREAADRPAIILVKDYGNLPLVTCYASELNQVFMHLLNNAIDAIEEGMGKVGPLGIRGNGEWGAGNQSFNRYSQMPLDGSRSNWGDTPVPALGETSNPQWLFPTPQIRIHTEVTDLNTIKIAIADNGPGIEESLRSRLFDPFFTTKPVGKGSGLGLSISYQIIVQKHRGNITCTSSVGQGAEFAIEIPIEQPEP; translated from the coding sequence ATGCATTTCAATCAAACTAACCATCATAAAAAAAATATTTTGGTGGTCGATGATACCCCAGATAATTTGAGGCTTTTATCGGCAATGTTGACTGCACAAGGTTTTGAAGTTCGCAAAGCTTTAAACGGTAAAATGGCACTAACTGCATGTCAAATGGTTTTGCCAGATGTGATTTTGCTGGATATCAACATGCCAGGGATGGATGGCTATGAAGTTTGTCAACAACTGAAGGCTGACGATAAAACTTGTGAAGTCCCAGTAATTTTTATCAGCGCCCTGGATGATGTTGTGGATAAAGTAAAAGCTTTTGATGTTGGTGGTGTAGATTATATTGCCAAACCTTTTCATGGGGCAGAGGTTGTGTTGCGAATTGAAAATCAGATTAATTTACGTTTGCTCCAAGTTAGACTGCAAGAAAAAAACTTTTTATTACAAGAGGCTCTTGATAACTTAAAATCTGCTCAAGTTCAACAGATTCAGAACGAAAAGATGGTGGCGCTGGGGCAGCTAGTGGCTGGGCTGGCTCATGAAATTAACAATCCCATCAGTTTTATTTATGGTAATCTCCAATATGCTGGTCAATATGTGCAAGACCTAGTAAATCTAATTGAAGTTTATCAACAAGAATATCCTAAACCCACGCCAAAAATTCAGCAAATATCCCAAGATGTAGACCTGAATTTTGTGATTAACGATCTACAAAACCTCATAGGTGCAATGTATAGAGGCTCCGATCGCATTCGGGAAATTGTCGTGGCGCTACAACACTTTTCTCGGCATGATGAAGCAGAGATGAAGCGGGTAAATATCCATGAAGACATCGAAAACACTTTGGTGATGTTACAACATCGACTCAGAGAAGCAGCAGACCGTCCCGCAATTATTTTAGTGAAAGATTATGGTAACTTGCCCCTAGTTACTTGCTATGCGAGTGAACTAAACCAAGTATTTATGCATTTATTGAATAATGCTATTGATGCAATAGAAGAGGGAATGGGGAAGGTGGGGCCTCTGGGAATAAGGGGTAATGGGGAGTGGGGAGCGGGGAATCAATCTTTTAATCGTTATTCTCAAATGCCACTTGACGGGAGTCGCTCTAATTGGGGAGACACACCAGTTCCTGCACTTGGAGAAACCTCAAACCCGCAGTGGCTCTTCCCTACTCCCCAAATTAGGATTCACACAGAGGTGACAGACTTAAATACGATCAAAATTGCGATCGCAGATAATGGTCCTGGTATAGAAGAGTCATTGCGATCGCGTTTATTTGACCCATTTTTTACCACAAAACCTGTGGGCAAAGGTAGTGGGCTAGGATTATCTATTAGCTATCAGATTATCGTCCAAAAACACCGAGGAAATATTACCTGCACTTCTTCTGTTGGGCAAGGAGCAGAGTTTGCGATCGAAATTCCCATTGAGCAACCTGAGCCTTAG
- a CDS encoding GGDEF domain-containing response regulator, whose product MNYEHLDPNKKDILIVDDMADNLRVLSSILTREGYNVRKALNWQMALTATQTVLPDLILLDIMMPEVDGYEICQAFKAWELTADIPVIFISALDDVFDKVKAFKVGGVDYITKPFEFQEVLVRVKNQLALRSARLEILKLNVELEHRVTQRTEELEKALQKLQKEINSRQKLQSKLLDIALHDSLTGLPNRVLFMRRLDNALNRAKQESSYQFAVLFLDCDRFKVVNDSLGHLVGDELLISIARRLQACLIPIDTLARLGGDEFGILLENITDINIAIQVADRILKQLSLAFKLSRYEVFMNASIGISWGNKDYDRPEYLLRDADTAMYRAKAQGRAKYHVFNPAMHQEAIQLLELENDLRRAVERQEFLVYYQPIVSLITGRISGFEALVRWQHPIRGLVPPTEFIPVAEETGLINAINTWVLQSACHQLSIWQHQPMTPEPLTISVNLSARLFLQPNFVEQIDRIIYETKINPTYLELEITESVIMENTNAIKIIFQQLKQRNIKLIMDDFGTGYSSLSYLHSFPLNALKIDKSFVKRMQDNKENMGLVPAMIGIANSMGMSAIAEGVETEEQLDQLRSLNCNFAQGFLFSEPIEQQLVVKLLAASPQW is encoded by the coding sequence ATGAATTACGAGCATTTAGACCCTAATAAAAAAGATATTTTGATCGTTGACGATATGGCGGACAACCTGCGGGTTTTATCCTCAATATTGACAAGGGAAGGGTATAACGTTCGTAAAGCCTTGAACTGGCAAATGGCACTGACAGCAACTCAAACAGTATTGCCGGATCTGATTTTGCTCGATATTATGATGCCAGAAGTAGATGGCTATGAAATTTGTCAGGCATTTAAAGCTTGGGAGCTAACAGCCGATATTCCGGTAATTTTTATTAGCGCTTTAGATGATGTTTTTGACAAAGTTAAAGCCTTTAAGGTAGGTGGTGTAGACTACATCACTAAACCTTTTGAGTTTCAAGAAGTTTTAGTGCGCGTGAAAAATCAACTGGCATTGAGGTCAGCGCGATTAGAAATATTGAAACTAAATGTAGAATTGGAACATCGGGTAACACAGCGAACTGAGGAGCTAGAAAAAGCTCTCCAAAAACTTCAAAAAGAAATTAATTCCCGTCAAAAACTGCAAAGTAAACTATTAGATATAGCGCTGCATGATTCGCTGACTGGATTACCAAACCGAGTGCTGTTTATGAGAAGACTAGATAATGCTCTCAATCGAGCTAAACAAGAATCTAGTTATCAGTTCGCAGTACTTTTTTTAGACTGCGATCGCTTCAAAGTTGTCAATGATTCCCTTGGTCATTTGGTAGGAGATGAATTACTGATTTCTATCGCTCGTCGCCTGCAAGCGTGTCTCATACCTATTGATACTCTAGCTCGATTGGGTGGTGATGAATTTGGAATTCTCTTAGAAAATATTACGGATATCAATATAGCAATCCAAGTTGCCGATAGGATTCTAAAACAGCTATCACTTGCTTTTAAACTATCAAGATATGAAGTCTTTATGAATGCTAGTATTGGCATTAGTTGGGGCAATAAAGATTACGATCGTCCAGAGTATTTGCTGCGGGATGCTGATACGGCAATGTATCGGGCTAAGGCTCAAGGAAGAGCCAAATATCATGTTTTTAATCCAGCGATGCATCAAGAAGCTATTCAGCTTTTAGAGTTAGAAAATGACCTACGAAGGGCTGTTGAAAGGCAAGAATTCCTCGTTTATTATCAGCCAATTGTTTCTCTAATTACAGGTAGAATTTCTGGATTTGAAGCCTTGGTGCGCTGGCAACATCCAATTCGTGGTCTAGTTCCTCCTACAGAATTTATTCCTGTAGCAGAAGAAACAGGTTTGATTAATGCCATCAATACTTGGGTATTACAGTCAGCTTGTCATCAACTAAGCATCTGGCAACATCAGCCAATGACACCAGAACCTCTAACTATTAGTGTCAATTTGAGTGCTAGGTTATTTTTACAACCCAATTTTGTAGAACAAATTGACAGAATTATTTATGAAACTAAAATAAATCCTACATATTTAGAATTAGAAATAACAGAAAGTGTAATTATGGAAAATACTAATGCAATTAAGATAATTTTTCAACAACTAAAACAGCGAAATATAAAGTTAATTATGGATGACTTTGGTACAGGATATTCCTCTTTAAGTTACCTGCACAGCTTTCCTTTAAATGCCCTCAAAATTGATAAATCTTTTGTCAAACGTATGCAGGATAATAAAGAAAATATGGGGTTAGTACCAGCAATGATTGGCATTGCCAATTCAATGGGTATGAGTGCGATCGCTGAAGGTGTCGAAACAGAAGAACAGTTAGACCAGTTGAGAAGTCTAAATTGTAATTTTGCTCAAGGATTTCTGTTTTCTGAACCCATAGAACAACAATTGGTTGTTAAGTTGCTTGCCGCATCACCTCAATGGTAG
- a CDS encoding ATP-binding protein has translation MLSKLQSVKSLNCLVGKVYARMPLKYVLIVPFILQICGAVGLVGYLSYQNGQKAVRELASQLENEICDRIEQHLNNYLTTPKQINQINLDAVELGMLNLSDFKTAGNYFWKQMQVFNVGYNSFANPKGEFIGIERLDNGKLLINEVSQKHGIGKLYIYDSDLKGNRRQLQQVKDYDPRTEAWYTDAVKAGKPVWSQIYQWEDKPEVLSISSSYPVYDKTRKLVGVISVDLILSQISNFLTKLNTDQSGKAFILERSGLIVASSTEPPYSIINGQIKRRTALESRNSLIRLTTQSLIKRFGSLGFVVGKQQLTFSADGMRYFVQVKSWKDELGLDWLIVAVIPEGEFMKQINENTRITVLLCIVAFLVATRIGILTARWVIKPILQLNTSAKKIAQGEWEQTPEIQRSDELGELAKSFETMAKQLQASFSVLEAKNAQMQVLNEALSESQSRLTQFLEAMPVGVFIIDAEGEPYYTNHIGQQILGQGAIAEVSSEQLSEVYQAYLAGTDQLYPSDRLPILRALLGESTRIDDMEVRHFDKIIPIEVLGKPIYDESGNLAFAMATFFDITQRKQAENLLAEYNRTLEAQVKKRTEEFQQVIEQLQTTQEELIQSQKIAAQEQQAAVREAARSAAANLAKSEFLANMSHELRTPLNAILGFTQVMSRDYSLSSEHQENLAIINRAGEHLLNLINDILEMSKIEAGRITLNRSSFDLIHLLNNLEEMLYLRAASKGLQIVFEYAHDIPQYIETDENKLFQVLLNLLGNAIKFTDIGRVTLRLRWEQGEENLSYNPRLLFEVQDTGCGINPQEIGLLFEAFEQTEIGRKSQQGTGLGLAISRKYVQLMGGDITVSSTPGIGSTFAFDIQIALACPREMPINQIKSQILSLAPTEKAYRILVVDDAKESRLLLVKILTSLGFEVREATDGVEAVSNWESWQPNLIFMDMRMPIMDGYEATRIIKGKQVGYGTANRLRRFPKFKQLTSSGSQYLNGGLTDSDDCEVLKTIYKASPTPEIAGVVEHNHDASGAAILRSPKALAPCFDFLETGQGCLNKHTIVIALTASAFEEERQKILSIGCDDFIRKPFTQEVLLEKLSQHLGVKYTNQVENPNTAVAEQATQIFVSFAELLSHLSQMSPEWLQKIHYAAASCSDELILELVKQIPSDNVQVSQVLRDLANNYQFEKIMELTRTNVE, from the coding sequence ATGTTATCCAAACTTCAGTCCGTCAAATCTCTTAATTGCTTAGTTGGCAAAGTTTACGCCAGGATGCCCCTAAAGTATGTTCTGATTGTCCCCTTTATATTGCAAATTTGCGGGGCGGTGGGGCTTGTGGGCTATCTTTCGTATCAAAACGGACAAAAAGCGGTAAGAGAGCTTGCTAGCCAATTAGAAAATGAAATCTGCGATCGCATTGAACAGCATCTTAATAACTATTTAACAACTCCGAAGCAAATAAATCAAATTAACTTAGATGCGGTTGAACTAGGTATGCTCAACCTTTCTGACTTTAAAACTGCCGGAAATTACTTTTGGAAACAAATGCAGGTTTTCAATGTTGGCTACAACAGCTTTGCCAACCCCAAAGGGGAATTTATCGGTATTGAACGTTTAGATAATGGCAAGCTGTTGATTAATGAAGTTAGTCAAAAGCATGGTATTGGGAAACTTTATATTTATGATTCAGACTTGAAGGGAAATCGTCGCCAGCTTCAGCAAGTTAAAGATTACGATCCTCGGACAGAAGCGTGGTATACAGATGCAGTCAAGGCAGGCAAACCCGTTTGGAGTCAAATTTATCAATGGGAAGATAAACCAGAAGTTTTATCTATATCTTCCAGCTATCCTGTTTACGATAAGACCCGCAAGCTGGTTGGGGTGATTAGTGTTGATTTAATTTTGTCACAAATCAGCAACTTTTTAACCAAATTAAACACCGATCAATCGGGTAAAGCCTTTATTTTAGAGCGTTCTGGGTTAATAGTGGCTTCTTCTACCGAACCACCATATAGCATCATTAATGGTCAAATAAAACGTCGAACAGCATTAGAAAGTCGAAATTCTTTAATTAGGCTCACAACCCAGTCTTTGATCAAACGCTTTGGTAGTCTTGGGTTTGTGGTGGGGAAGCAACAGCTAACTTTTAGCGCCGATGGAATGCGTTATTTTGTACAAGTAAAAAGTTGGAAGGATGAACTGGGTTTAGATTGGCTAATCGTGGCGGTGATTCCTGAAGGCGAATTTATGAAGCAAATTAATGAGAACACCCGCATCACCGTTTTGCTGTGCATAGTTGCTTTTTTAGTGGCTACAAGAATCGGGATTTTAACTGCTCGCTGGGTAATTAAGCCGATTTTACAATTAAACACATCAGCTAAGAAAATTGCTCAAGGTGAATGGGAGCAAACACCAGAAATTCAGCGCTCCGATGAGTTGGGGGAACTAGCCAAGTCATTTGAAACTATGGCAAAGCAGCTGCAAGCATCCTTCAGTGTTTTGGAGGCAAAGAATGCTCAGATGCAAGTTTTAAATGAAGCTCTATCTGAAAGTCAGAGTCGGCTAACTCAATTTTTAGAAGCTATGCCAGTAGGTGTATTTATCATAGATGCTGAAGGTGAACCTTATTACACAAATCATATTGGGCAGCAAATTCTTGGTCAAGGAGCGATCGCAGAAGTTAGCAGCGAACAATTGTCAGAGGTATATCAAGCTTACCTTGCCGGCACAGATCAACTTTACCCCAGCGATCGCCTACCAATTTTGAGAGCATTGCTTGGGGAAAGTACCAGGATTGATGATATGGAAGTTCGCCATTTTGACAAGATTATTCCCATTGAAGTTTTGGGCAAGCCCATCTATGATGAATCAGGAAATTTGGCTTTTGCGATGGCTACCTTTTTTGATATCACCCAACGCAAACAAGCAGAAAACTTATTAGCAGAATATAATCGCACCTTAGAAGCTCAAGTCAAAAAACGTACTGAAGAGTTCCAGCAAGTGATTGAGCAACTGCAAACCACCCAAGAAGAACTAATTCAATCGCAAAAAATCGCCGCCCAAGAACAGCAAGCAGCCGTTCGGGAAGCAGCGCGAAGTGCCGCCGCCAACCTCGCCAAAAGCGAATTCCTGGCGAACATGAGCCACGAACTGCGTACCCCACTCAACGCCATTCTTGGTTTCACCCAAGTCATGAGCCGAGATTATTCGCTATCTAGCGAACACCAAGAAAACTTGGCAATTATCAATCGTGCTGGCGAACATCTACTTAACTTAATTAACGACATTCTAGAAATGTCTAAAATCGAAGCTGGGAGAATCACATTAAATCGCAGTAGCTTTGACTTAATTCATCTATTGAATAACTTAGAAGAGATGCTGTATTTGCGTGCTGCATCGAAGGGCTTACAAATAGTATTTGAGTATGCACACGACATTCCTCAATACATAGAAACCGATGAAAATAAACTATTTCAAGTCTTGCTCAACCTCTTGGGGAATGCCATCAAATTTACTGATATTGGCAGAGTCACGCTACGGCTGAGATGGGAGCAGGGGGAGGAAAATCTTTCTTATAACCCTCGTCTCTTGTTCGAGGTACAAGACACTGGTTGCGGTATTAATCCGCAAGAAATTGGCTTGCTGTTTGAGGCTTTTGAGCAAACCGAAATCGGTAGAAAATCTCAACAGGGAACAGGACTCGGTTTAGCAATTAGCCGTAAATACGTGCAACTGATGGGGGGAGATATTACAGTCAGCAGTACTCCTGGTATAGGTAGTACATTTGCCTTTGATATTCAAATTGCTTTAGCTTGCCCTAGAGAAATGCCGATAAACCAAATTAAATCTCAAATTCTATCTTTAGCGCCGACTGAAAAAGCATACCGCATCTTAGTAGTTGATGATGCCAAAGAAAGCCGTCTACTGCTAGTTAAAATTCTGACATCTCTGGGCTTTGAAGTCAGGGAAGCTACAGATGGTGTGGAAGCAGTTAGTAATTGGGAATCTTGGCAACCAAACTTGATTTTTATGGATATGCGAATGCCGATCATGGATGGCTACGAAGCTACAAGAATAATTAAAGGTAAACAAGTAGGGTATGGGACAGCCAATAGATTACGGAGGTTCCCAAAATTTAAACAACTGACATCATCGGGGAGCCAGTATCTTAACGGAGGGTTAACCGATTCAGATGACTGTGAAGTTCTCAAAACTATATACAAAGCCTCTCCCACACCAGAAATAGCTGGTGTCGTGGAACACAATCATGATGCTTCTGGTGCGGCCATTTTGCGATCGCCAAAAGCCCTAGCTCCCTGTTTCGACTTCCTGGAAACAGGGCAGGGTTGTTTGAATAAACACACAATCGTTATTGCCCTAACTGCTAGCGCCTTTGAGGAAGAACGCCAGAAGATTTTATCTATTGGCTGCGATGATTTTATTCGCAAGCCATTCACACAGGAAGTATTATTGGAAAAACTGAGCCAACATCTGGGTGTAAAGTATACCAATCAAGTAGAAAACCCAAATACAGCAGTTGCCGAGCAAGCTACACAGATATTTGTTAGTTTTGCTGAACTCCTGAGTCATTTATCACAAATGTCACCTGAGTGGCTTCAAAAGATCCACTATGCCGCAGCCAGCTGTAGCGATGAATTGATTTTAGAGTTAGTCAAGCAAATTCCCTCAGATAATGTTCAGGTATCGCAAGTTCTCAGGGATTTAGCAAATAACTACCAGTTTGAGAAAATTATGGAATTGACTAGAACAAACGTAGAATGA
- a CDS encoding MOSC N-terminal beta barrel domain-containing protein, whose translation MPYLAKILLYPVKSLDGVEVEKVGVLASGALQHDREFAIFDERDKFVNGKRHAKIHLLRAQFALFNRTISLQIPGGDSQQVFHLDDERQALEATLSNYFEFAVTLRQNSLMGFPDDTHSPGPTVISTATLTEVASWFPGLSVDEIRRRMRANIEIDGVPAFWEDRLFSEQGDLVSFRVGDVDFFGVNPCQRCIVPTRDSYSGEAYPSFQKIFATQRQATLPNWVASSPFNHFYRLSVNTQLPISSAGKILQIGDKVDILLYEN comes from the coding sequence ATGCCTTACCTAGCCAAGATTTTACTGTATCCAGTAAAATCACTGGATGGTGTTGAAGTTGAAAAGGTTGGAGTTCTTGCCAGTGGCGCACTACAGCATGACCGCGAGTTTGCCATCTTTGACGAGCGGGATAAATTTGTCAATGGCAAGCGTCATGCTAAAATCCATTTACTAAGGGCGCAATTTGCACTTTTCAATAGAACTATTTCGCTACAAATCCCAGGCGGCGACTCACAACAAGTTTTTCATCTGGATGACGAACGGCAAGCCCTAGAAGCAACTTTGAGTAATTATTTTGAGTTTGCTGTTACATTAAGGCAAAACTCTCTGATGGGCTTTCCTGACGATACCCACTCGCCAGGCCCAACGGTAATTAGTACAGCAACGTTGACAGAAGTAGCTTCTTGGTTTCCCGGTTTAAGTGTAGATGAAATACGCCGTCGGATGCGTGCCAATATCGAGATTGATGGTGTACCAGCATTTTGGGAAGATCGGCTATTTAGCGAACAAGGTGATTTAGTCTCCTTTCGAGTGGGAGATGTAGATTTTTTTGGGGTTAATCCATGCCAGCGTTGTATAGTTCCAACACGCGATTCTTACTCAGGGGAAGCTTACCCAAGCTTTCAAAAAATATTTGCAACCCAGAGGCAAGCAACTCTGCCTAATTGGGTTGCTTCATCGCCTTTTAATCACTTTTACAGATTGAGTGTTAATACTCAATTGCCTATATCCTCAGCCGGAAAAATTTTACAAATCGGTGATAAAGTTGACATACTTCTATATGAAAATTAA
- the lepB gene encoding signal peptidase I: MQNQVSDNNSSQQPDNSWIAELGRTIVLSIVLALGIRTFVAEARWIPSGSMEPTLHGTPNQWEADKIIVDKLKYKFADPQRGDIVVFSPTKELQKEQYQDAFIKRVIGLPGEQVQLRDGKVYINNKPLPETNYLSSGQSTVINVCQSGPQPPFLEKPQTIPDDSYLVLGDNRNNSYDGRCWGVVPRQNIIGRAVVRFWPLNHVGGIDKVPPYPQTTR, translated from the coding sequence ATGCAAAATCAAGTGTCTGATAACAACTCTAGTCAACAACCCGATAATTCCTGGATCGCAGAGCTAGGTAGAACAATTGTATTGAGTATTGTTCTAGCTCTGGGAATTCGTACCTTTGTTGCTGAAGCACGCTGGATTCCTTCTGGGTCAATGGAACCCACTCTGCATGGTACGCCAAACCAGTGGGAAGCAGACAAAATCATTGTCGATAAGTTGAAATATAAATTTGCTGACCCGCAGCGTGGAGATATCGTAGTATTTTCACCCACGAAAGAGTTACAAAAAGAACAATACCAGGATGCTTTTATTAAAAGAGTAATTGGCTTACCTGGAGAACAAGTACAACTCAGAGATGGCAAGGTCTATATTAATAACAAACCCCTTCCAGAAACTAATTATCTCAGTTCTGGTCAAAGCACAGTTATTAATGTTTGCCAATCAGGGCCACAGCCACCTTTTTTGGAAAAACCCCAGACTATACCAGATGATTCATATTTAGTACTAGGTGATAATCGTAACAATAGTTATGATGGACGCTGCTGGGGTGTTGTCCCTCGCCAGAATATTATTGGCCGGGCTGTAGTTCGTTTTTGGCCTCTAAATCATGTTGGAGGAATAGATAAAGTACCACCATATCCCCAAACAACCCGATAA
- a CDS encoding dihydroorotase, translating to MSSPQILLIRRARIVLPNGEMMIGDVLTRDRQIVEVAPEISQTAVVTEIDAEGLTLLPGVIDPQVHFREPGLEHKEDLFTASCACAKGGVTSFLEMPNTRPLTTTQQALDDKLERASQKSLVNYGFFIGATAENLPDLLLAKPTPGIKIFMGSMHGQLLVDGETALETIFAKGDRLIAVHAEDQARINQRRQEFANIHDPAVHSQIQDNQAALLATQLALKLSQKYHRRLHILHLSTAEEADLLRQEKPSWVTAEVTPQHLVLNTSAYEKIGTLAQMNPPLRSPHDNEVLWQALRDGVIDFIATDHAPHTLEEKAQEYPNTPSGMPGVETSLALMLTAAMEGKCTVSQVVNWMSKNVAVAYGIPNKGAIAPGYDADLVLVDLNTYRPVRREELLTKCHWSPFEGWNLTGWATTTIVGGEIVYEKGQVNTQVRGQALTFL from the coding sequence ATGTCATCTCCACAAATTTTACTGATCCGTCGCGCTCGCATAGTCCTACCCAATGGTGAAATGATGATTGGGGATGTGTTGACCCGCGATCGCCAAATAGTCGAAGTTGCGCCAGAAATCTCCCAAACAGCAGTAGTCACTGAAATTGACGCAGAAGGGTTAACTTTGTTGCCGGGAGTGATTGATCCGCAGGTACATTTCCGGGAACCTGGACTAGAACACAAGGAAGATTTATTCACTGCCAGTTGTGCTTGCGCTAAAGGTGGAGTCACTTCTTTTTTAGAAATGCCTAATACGCGCCCCCTAACAACGACACAGCAAGCTTTAGACGACAAGCTAGAACGGGCCTCACAAAAGTCCTTGGTTAATTATGGCTTTTTTATTGGGGCAACAGCAGAGAATCTTCCAGACTTGCTTTTGGCCAAACCCACACCGGGAATTAAGATTTTCATGGGGTCGATGCACGGTCAGTTGCTGGTTGATGGTGAAACAGCATTGGAGACGATATTTGCTAAAGGCGATCGCTTGATTGCCGTTCATGCCGAAGACCAAGCTAGAATCAACCAACGCCGCCAAGAATTTGCCAACATTCACGATCCAGCCGTTCACTCACAAATTCAAGATAATCAAGCGGCTTTGTTGGCAACCCAACTGGCATTAAAACTTTCTCAAAAATATCACCGTCGTCTGCATATTCTCCATCTGTCAACAGCCGAAGAAGCAGATTTGCTGCGTCAAGAGAAACCTAGTTGGGTGACAGCAGAGGTAACGCCACAGCATTTGGTGTTGAATACCAGTGCTTATGAAAAGATTGGTACTTTAGCACAGATGAATCCACCTTTGCGATCGCCCCACGATAACGAAGTCCTTTGGCAAGCTTTACGCGATGGCGTGATTGATTTCATCGCTACAGATCACGCACCCCACACCTTAGAAGAAAAAGCTCAAGAATACCCCAATACTCCTTCAGGAATGCCTGGGGTGGAAACTTCCCTAGCTTTGATGTTAACTGCGGCGATGGAGGGAAAGTGTACTGTTTCCCAAGTTGTCAACTGGATGTCTAAGAATGTAGCTGTGGCTTATGGTATTCCCAATAAAGGAGCGATCGCACCTGGTTATGATGCTGATTTAGTGCTTGTAGATTTAAATACATACCGTCCAGTCCGGCGCGAAGAACTTTTAACCAAATGCCATTGGAGTCCATTTGAAGGCTGGAACCTCACCGGCTGGGCTACAACTACCATTGTCGGCGGTGAGATAGTTTACGAGAAAGGTCAAGTAAATACCCAAGTGCGGGGTCAAGCTTTAACTTTCTTGTAG